The following DNA comes from Miscanthus floridulus cultivar M001 chromosome 5, ASM1932011v1, whole genome shotgun sequence.
aggtgggactaataaccatcgaacgttgacgcttccggtcagacaagaatgctactacgCTTTTCCCCAaatgatggaagattggttccgcctcgcccgacccccaagggctggctccacctcacacgacccccaagggctggctccgcctcacctgacccccgagggttggctccacctcgtccaaccctcgagggctggctctgcctcgcccaatgtctgaggacaggctccgcctcgcccgatggctgagggccggctccacctcacccgacatctgagggtgggctccgcctcgtccaatgACTGAGGGctgactctgcctcacccaatgactacaccctgctccttcatgctgacaagcacagggtacgataggacattcaagtcaaccgccataccgaggaccatgccctgcacaccTACGGGAAGGTatcgtcaggatacgatgggccAGGCACTTTAAGCCCTATCCAACCTAACAGTacttgaatagtgttgtaggcgccaacttttgtcccacggtgttgtaggcgccgccaccaACCCTCAGGCATGGATATTAACAtcggcatacgacaaccactacgatccagGAAGAGACTCACGccatctacagtgacggacgtatTGTTACCCTGCCACCCGCTCCCCACAGGGCCACAGGTCAACACCCTTGTCCGACACGTCGCCCGGAGGGGTGGGACGGGACGTGGCCACTTGCTGATCCGGTAAGGGCATGGCATTGCCAGGACATGGGCACCCGGCGAACGTGCCAATCCCTGACACCATCTGGCCGTGTCAGCAAGGCTGGCTCAGCGGAAAAGGAGGGCTCAACACCTTCGGTGGGGCTTCTTAgcctctggtttttctcctttctcccatctgtagccCCTGCtcctcccttggtctataaaagagagGGCAGGGCCCCCCACTAAAGGGATCGACTCTTGACAGATAAGTTGAACACATAACGCttcacacacagctgagcagcgaccaagctctcagcgaccttttcgatcattccatcagagacttgggactcgtccctctctcgactatttgtacccctactacgaaccatttttggtattaataacacgagcaacaacaaactggacgtagggacgttcagcccaaaccagtataaacctcgtgtcctttagtgcaccatccgggcctaatgcgcaataatcataaatttactagccggtgtttgttcgaaacaccgacacaaacgttggtaaagatcctcgtacgctctactctttgccacacttacagctcactttgcagtcttctttgccaccttgtacatctctatgttgtccacactcctgtcatggtacaagcgtctatagcactctttcttctccttaatagccctttggacttcctcattccaccaccaagtatctttagcctcgcctccacttcctttggttactccacacacctctgaggccaccttccgaatgttggttgccatcttctcccacatgttgtttatgtcttcttcttccttccaagagccctctttaaTTACCCTTCCCCTGAATACCTCTggcgtctcccctttcagtttccaccactttgttctttcaatcttagcttgtttatccaaTTATCCCTAcaggcacgcacctgaaaacaaaAGTCTGCCACcgaaagcttatgttgagaaacaacacactcccctggtatcatcttgcaacccaagcatgctcgtttgtcctttcttcttgtgaggacaaagtcaatctggcgagagtgttgtccgctactgaaggtcactagatgagattctctctttctaaagaaagtgttggctatcatcaggtcaaaagctaccgcgaagcacagaacttcctccccctcctgattcctactaccatacccaaaatctCCATGAACTGCCataaaacctgcgcttgtagtacctacatgtccattaagatctcctaaaaaaagcttctcactattaggtacaactctaatcaggccatctaagtctttccagaactgtctcttagcactcatATCAAGGCCTACTTGGAGGGCATacacactaattacgttcaagaccatatcaccaatgacaagcttgactaagataatcatatctccttgccttctcactcccaccacactattcttgaggctcttatcaatcaaaactcctccaTTTCTGTTCGCAActatccctgtgtaccaaagcttgagacctgtattgtccacctccttcgccttctgacccttccatttagtatcttgaacgcataatatatttacacgccttctAGTtgtggtatcaactaattctcttaacttacctgtaagcgaccctacattccaactatctAAACGGATCCtaattggttcgactagcttccttatccttcgcacccgtcgactcagatgtgaagacccttgcttatTTTTTACTACACCTGGgcaccgatgtagcgcgccactaagaaTGCGACGACctaatccttgctcacttgacactgtgcccagatcgcgacacgacGCGTcatgggggtgacgacccggcccttgctcatttaacaccatacccgggttccgatatggcgcgtcgcttagagggttacgccccaacggttttTTTTCggatttcatctccattagaatagctaggtttaacgttggctcgccacgtctatcacaaccctcctcctttatcaggacttgggacctgctatgttgagacaacataggcggagttatcTAAAACTCTTTCAACTATATACAATACTTCCTCTCTCCAAAATAAGTTAACTTATAAAGCTATGTCAAACAATTTTAAATCTGATCAACTTTATAATAGAAAGTATCAATATCCGTGACACAAAAAAAAGGACACTGTAAAACTATATTTCAAGGAGTCTAATAACAAATACTTTGAATCATATATATTGTTACTTTTTTGTTCTAAAATTTTGGTCAAATTTAATATAGCATGACTTAAGACAACCCTGGAAATTGATTTAACTGAGATGGGGATCATCGTGTGTACGAAACGAGCTTAGTACATGCATTGTACACATTTTATATAGTCTTGATTGTCAAAGGTTTATGCACATACATTTCGCTGACGCTATTTACTAAGCGCCAACGCAACCAAAACTCCTTACAAACAACTGATGGTTCTACGCGCGTCCACACGCAAACCACTAGTTCTTTTCAAGTAGCAAAGAGTTGGGGATCCCTGAAAACAGCAGGGAAGGCAGAGCTCAGGCTGGCCTCCCTCATACACCTCTAGAGCCAGGGAGGTCGACCCACTGAAGCTGGAGCTCTATTTCCCCGCACTCTACGTTCCTTAGCCGTAGAACCAGGTCCTGCTTCACCTTCCCCTCCGATACATGTATCGAGCTCTCCTCTGCAAGGCAGTTCTGTCTGTTCGGCACCAGTTTCTTTACTATGGTTTTGTCGGCAACATCCTGGAGTTTCATCTTCACAACCTCGACTAATGGGCGGATGTCCACCTCTGCATTACCCATTGTATCATCAACGAAAGTGTCCTTGTCATAAACTTCCTGAAAATGAGAGAGAGTTACTTGTCAATATGAGTGTTTCTCTCTTTAAGAGATTTGGAAAATGAAGTCACGGTGTGTAATCTAAGCTATGAAATAGTCTTCTAAAAGGACATGGACTAAGTGTTTCAAGTTTCAACTATGAAAGTTCAAGGACAGCTATTTTCTAGCTCAAGTTTGCATCTCAGCCCTCCTACCGAAGTTCGCCAGACATTCATATTTCCCTTTGAGACTCAAATAGTCAAATATCAAAACCACAGGGAGCCTCAGGAAACTAATACACTCAACCTAAGAAGCTTAAAAGATCCTAAACATGGCTTAATTTGAATTACATTTAGCTGGCACTGGCAAATTACAAGTGTGCATCAATTCAATTGATCAGTTACATATAAGAATAGACAAAGTTAATTTCCCTAATATGGAAGTTATTCAGTAAGATTCAGCGAAAAGATAAAAGGCAAATAATTACTCCCCTCCAAGTAGTGACTGCAGGCTGAGTTAGCATTTACTGCTAGTATACCAGGAGACACCTGATTTTCACAGTGTATGAAACACGGTTGCCCATATCGATTCTAGTACAGATAACAGCGACACTTGCACATATCGAGGAAGACTGGTAATAAACTAGTACTAGCAGTAAAGTAGTAGTACTTCTTCCTTTGTTACTCGTTTGCTCAGGATATTTGCAGAGTTTAGAAAGGGTAAGGGCAAAAGAACCCAGAGAACAGATTTGGGTAAGGAAAGGTGGAAGTGTATGCATACCAGTCTGACAGGAACTGCAGGGTCTTCAATAGAGAGCGTGAGTTCTTCGTTCCATTCCGGATTGGTACTCTTCTTCACCACCCGTGTCTTCAGTTTCTGTGGATTGTTGAAAAAATAATCACGATTCTGCGCACGCATGTGCGAAAAAAAGGACAGAACTTCATAGGGGAACGAACTCCAAACAGGGAAAATAAAATCCGAATAGCTGGAGTAGCGTATTAATCGTTGTCTCTGCTGTAGACCGGGCGGGGATCGATTCGAACGAAGTTCGACAGATCTCGTGACGGACAAAACCCACCAGTAAATCAAGGCAAACTTCAATCGCCTGTAGAAAAGAAAAGGAGGGGAGGAGAGGACGAGGAGCGGACCTGCTTGCCGATGCGAACGACGACGTAGGGATCGCTGGATCGGAGGTCGCGGATGGCGAGGCTCACTCCCCTCAACACGCGCACCTTCACCAGCCCGACGAGATGGTGCGGCATGGTGGTCTCCCTCTCCTTCACCACCAAGTTCTCTCTCCTCCCCGCAGCCGCCGTAGGTCTTCTCGGTTGTTTGTTTCTCGATGGGTTTCTGCGGTTCTATTCTACCTGCCGTTGCGCTCTGGCTTCGACTTAAGTGTAGGAGACGCCGAATACGTATTGCCGCGGTGCTTGACGCCCCCAGTGGACCTCTTCTTCTCCCACGGTGGGCCCCGCGGTCCCACCCCTCCTGCTGCACTCCACCTACACCAGAAGTGGGCTCCCCGGGTCGGAATTCTTGTGGGCGTAGACTATTCGTCCGTTACGTTAGGAGACGCCGAATACGTATTGCCGCGGTGCTTGACGCCCCCAGTGGACCTCTTCTTCTCCCACGGTGGGCCCCGCGGTCCCACCCCTCCTGCTGCACTCCACCTACACCAGACAGTGGGCTCCCCGGGTCGGAATTCTTGTGGGCGTAGACTATTCGTCCGTTACGTTACGTCCTGGTCCTGGCTCTTGACCTGTTGACCGAGGTGGGTTtgatccggtcgctgctgctccgCGTCTATCCAGCCATGtttaggccacgtttagttcatccaaattccagaatttggcactatgcaaaaagaagattctccgtcacatcaaatttgtggtatatgtatggagtactaaatgttgacgaaatcaaaaactaattgcacaatttagttgtactttgcgagacgaacgttttgagcctaattagtcaatgattgaaaaattattaccaaataaaaacaaaatgctacagtatgcAACAGTGCCGCAAATTTGGGCGGCGCCAAATCTGGggccgaactaaacgcggccttagtTCCATCAAATTTTCAACTTTAacactatataaaaagaagattcctcatcatatcaaacttgcggtacatgtatagagtactaaatattgacaaaatcaaaaactaattgcacagtttggttgtactttacgagacgaacgttttgagtctaattagtcaacgattgtaCTTTACAGTGTAGCTACAGTGTATTTGGCGGCGCCGATTCGGACGAACTAAACGTGGCCCAGAATCCACAGATGCAGAAAAGCGGCAGGAAACGAACATCGTTGTGATGACACGGTAATTTTGGACGGGATCGGATGGAGCCTTCCTGGCACGGTGCTGGCCGGCGCCTACCGTGGTCTCACGTGCGGCTTGAGGGCGAGCACTCCCGCTCCGCCTCTCGCGCCGGCCGCTGCTGCATGGTCGCGGGCGCACCCAGGGCGGGGGATGGCGAGAACCGACGCGGCTAacgctgccgccgccgtcgcgtGCGCCCCGCCGGCGCGCGGCCGCGTCATCAAcgccatcatcatctccatcgccGCCTCGTCGCGCTTCCAGCCGATCGCCGTTGGACGTCGTCGGCCTGGTCGTATGCCCCCGCCACCGACGTTGACGCCATCGGAGGAGGAGAATGCGAGGAGATGGTGCGGCGGCCAGGAGGTAGGGGCGGCCTGGATCTACCACCGTGCCTCCTGGATGGAGGCCGAGCGCCGCCTCCCGGCCTACGCCGCCGCCGTAGGGGACAAGGCCGCCTCCCTCCGCGCTTGCCTCACCGACGCCGCCGCATCCCACCTGCGCCTCACAGCCATTGCTCTGGCCCGTGTTCGTGGTGTCGTTTACCCTGTGTGCAAGGTTTGCCGTtttaagtagggatgaaaacggatcgaatacggacggatatcaccgatattacatttgttttcatatttttgtccggattcggattcgaatacggatagtgtcaactatgtcggataggatacgattggatattgacatcataaatatgcgatttgagtattcggatacggatattgTATCGGATGttagatatccggactcggatacggacagatctcaatctctctaaacggattcgatttCAAATACAGTCAGAAAATATCTGTACCATTTTCGTCCCAGTTTTAAGCAACGAAAGGCGGGAGGCGGGAGCAGCAGTCGGCACCCGCGCGCAGGCCGGCTCCAGCAAGCTGCTGGCAGCCGCAGGGCGCAAGAGCTGCAGCAGGCACGCCGCCGGCACCTGGCGCAGAGCTGCACTCTGCAGAGGCAAACGGCAACCGGCAACAACGTAGCAGGtaagcagttttttttttcagtaATTCAGTTCCTCAGATTTCGTTGTTTTGGTCAGCCATCGTGCTTAACAGAGCTATAGCTATTGTGTTTTCGTAAATGCTACCTACATTTGGGATTTTCATTCTAGGCTAGAAGCCTAGAAGATATCAGGCAGCATGCAAATAGTAACATGATAGTGATGCTGATTCGAAACAAATGTGATCTTTCTCATAGACGTGTTGTCAGTTACTACGAGGGAAGGAGAACAGGGCCAAGGAGGCTGGTCTGGTCTTTTTATGGAGGCATCTGCACAAAACATCGAGGAGGTGATTTTTTTACAATACTACCTAGTAGGGCCAAGGAGGCTGGTCTTGTTTTTTTTAGTAATTCAGTTCCTCAGATTTTTTTTACCTACTACATGTTTACTACCATCAATCGCAAAAAAAAATGTTTACTACCATCCCTGCCTTCAATCATAGATTTGTTTTATCTGGTTGCTTGCCCCttatcacttgttttaagtagccacctattataaaatTATATCTTCTAATAttattttactaggttgtcaaTCCCAAATGAAGAtgtcagagatgcttgttggtactacacaacattactactagaataatactaagtagttttTTATCATTTTatatgactagaaagaatatataaatatatgattaAAAAGGATTTacaagcgcacaaataatataccattatagcattttaaccgagagtatttcaggtatcattatttatatttttaccacatgaaaggtctagcatggatatgtattgataacttatactattgaaggagaaataaaccacaaccaatgttctactcataataagagtaagtcataggataagatatatatatatatatatatatatatatatatatatatatatatatatatatatatatgataagtattgatcaataataatgataaatcactcagagtactcctttctatggcattagcatggtcaggtagaatattagaggaataatttctaagttattcttaattacaagtcaaagcatacatcgaTTAGtacaattatacctagtagtcattgctaagatcatgctcatatctacacataagggatattactaaggaaggttAAGAACAGATCTTGCTCTTCCTTCGTAACCAGAgcctacgtgcacctatattcggggagtgggcTATAAAGGActtaatgggagtgtcacatccgcgatctaccacatgacccagaatatagggtgtatccgcaggtaaacaatgtataagcaccacgcttatataatgtcgaccactcaccccgtgagcagcggagcgagtgctatatgaacttatgcatggatataatgataaactagctatactaagcatataaccaaagtaaacgatgaacattataacaaagaacatgaataatataaattctaatattgtcataacaattgtaactggcatataaaagtaatggagatacaaaagagagggggtataaagattataccgaaccatgctcttgacaagatagggaatccaagcgaagcctgcttgcctctctctagacctagcctaactagctatgccctagaatat
Coding sequences within:
- the LOC136452501 gene encoding GTPase activating protein 1-like; protein product: MPHHLVGLVKVRVLRGVSLAIRDLRSSDPYVVVRIGKQKLKTRVVKKSTNPEWNEELTLSIEDPAVPVRLEVYDKDTFVDDTMGNAEVDIRPLVEVVKMKLQDVADKTIVKKLVPNRQNCLAEESSIHVSEGKVKQDLVLRLRNVECGEIELQLQWVDLPGSRGV